Proteins encoded within one genomic window of Triticum aestivum cultivar Chinese Spring chromosome 2D, IWGSC CS RefSeq v2.1, whole genome shotgun sequence:
- the LOC123054241 gene encoding O-fucosyltransferase 29 isoform X2 produces the protein MGRKPDPAKPHYGGGSASPKTARRAQPSPVFLGTALFVLGFVSLFTGHIVTDADWSRIRSRWRSNQVRNTEPIDIWKSRYSNLYYGCSGRSPKLRSAVPENSSTGYLLIATSGGLNQQRIGITDAVVVAWILNATLVVPELDHHSFWKDDSEFSDIFDTDWFISYLSKDVTVVKRIPYEVMISMDKLPWTMRTPRKSMPEFYIDEVLPILMRRRALQLTKFDYRLANDLDEELQKLRCRVNFHALRFKKPIQTLGKKLVRRLRVMSSRYVAIHLRFEPDMLAFSGCYYGGGEKERKELAEIRKRWDTLPDLSAEDERTRGKCPLTPHEIGLMLRAVGFGNETYLYVASGEIYGGEETLRPLRELFPNFYTKEMLAGDDLKPFLPFSSRLAAIDFIVCDESDVFVTNNNGNMAKVLAGRRRYMGHKRTIRPNTRKLNVLFQTWNQTGWDTFSRKVKKIQRGLMGEPDDPRHGRDDFHEMPSSCICQRVPVNRSATMQTRNLLSQVR, from the exons ATGGGGAGGAAGCCTGATCCGGCGAAGCCACACTACGGCGGCGGCTCCGCCTcgccgaagacggcgaggagggCTCAGCCTTCCCCGGTGTTCCTGGGCACGGCTCTGTTCGTCCTAGGCTTCGTATCGCTCTTCACCGGGCACATCGTCACCGACGCCGACTGGTCGCGGATCCGGAGCCGGTGGCGGTCCAATCAG GTTAGAAACACCGAACCCATTGATATTTGGAAATCAAGATATTCCAACTTGTACTACGGATGCAGTGGGAGGAGCCCAAAATTAAGAT CAGCTGTGCCGGAGAACAGTTCTACTGGCTACTTGCTGATTGCTACTAGCGGGGGACTGAACCAACAACGCATAGGG ATAACAGATGCTGTTGTTGTTGCCTGGATTTTGAATGCCACACTTGTTGTGCCCGAGTTAGACCACCACTCATTCTGGAAGGATGACAG TGAATTCTCCGATATTTTTGACACGGACTGGTTCATATCGTACCTATCAAAGGATGTAACTGTTGTTAAAAGGATCCCTTATGAAGTTATGATATCAATGGATAAACTTCCATGGACCATGCGGACACCTAGAAAATCCATGCCTGAGTTTTACATTGATGAAGTTTTGCCTATTCTGATGCGAAGGAGA GCTTTGCAGCTAACTAAGTTTGATTATCGGCTCGCCAATGATCTTGATGAAGAATTGCAGAAGTTACGGTGTCGAGTAAACTTTCATGCATTAAGATTCAAAAAGCCCATACAAACTTTGGGTAAAAAATTGGTGCGAAGATTGAGAGTCATGAGCTCACGATATGTCGCCATTCACTTGAG GTTTGAACCTGACATGCTTGCATTTTCTGGCTGTTACTATGGTGGTGgtgaaaaagaaagaaaggaactgGCTGAAATTAGGAAACGGTGGGATACATTACCT GACTTAAGTGCTGAGGATGAGCGCACCAGGGGAAAATGTCCATTAACTCCTCACGAAATTGGTTTAATGCTGCGAGCTGTTGGTTTTGGCAATGAAACTTACCTGTATGTTGCTTCTGGAGAAATATATGGCGGAGAAGAAACTCTTCGGCCTCTGCGCGAACTCTTTCCAAACTTCTACACCAAGGAGATGCTTGCTGGCGATGATCTGAAACCATTCCTTCCTTTTTCTTCACGATTGGCTGCTATCGACTTCATTGTATGTGATGAGAGTGATGTTTTTGTTACCAATAATAATGGAAACATGGCCAAGGTGTTAGCTGGACGCAG GCGATACATGGGCCATAAGAGAACTATTCGCCCAAACACGAGAAAGCTCAATGTATTATTTCAGACATGGAATCAAACGGGTTGGGATACATTTTCACGGAAGGTAAAGAAAATCCAGCGGGGCCTTATGGGGGAACCAGATGATCCCAGACATGGACGAGATGATTTCCATGAGATGCCATCATCTTGTATCTGCCAAAGAGTGCCAGTGAACAGATCGGCAACGATGCAAACTCGAAACTTGTTATCTCAAGTGAGGTAG
- the LOC123054241 gene encoding O-fucosyltransferase 29 isoform X3 codes for MGRKPDPAKPHYGGGSASPKTARRAQPSPVFLGTALFVLGFVSLFTGHIVTDADWSRIRSRWRSNQVRNTEPIDIWKSRYSNLYYGCSGRSPKLRSVPENSSTGYLLIATSGGLNQQRIGITDAVVVAWILNATLVVPELDHHSFWKDDSEFSDIFDTDWFISYLSKDVTVVKRIPYEVMISMDKLPWTMRTPRKSMPEFYIDEVLPILMRRRALQLTKFDYRLANDLDEELQKLRCRVNFHALRFKKPIQTLGKKLVRRLRVMSSRYVAIHLRFEPDMLAFSGCYYGGGEKERKELAEIRKRWDTLPQDLSAEDERTRGKCPLTPHEIGLMLRAVGFGNETYLYVASGEIYGGEETLRPLRELFPNFYTKEMLAGDDLKPFLPFSSRLAAIDFIVCDESDVFVTNNNGNMAKVLAGRRRYMGHKRTIRPNTRKLNVLFQTWNQTGWDTFSRKVKKIQRGLMGEPDDPRHGRDDFHEMPSSCICQRVPVNRSATMQTRNLLSQVR; via the exons ATGGGGAGGAAGCCTGATCCGGCGAAGCCACACTACGGCGGCGGCTCCGCCTcgccgaagacggcgaggagggCTCAGCCTTCCCCGGTGTTCCTGGGCACGGCTCTGTTCGTCCTAGGCTTCGTATCGCTCTTCACCGGGCACATCGTCACCGACGCCGACTGGTCGCGGATCCGGAGCCGGTGGCGGTCCAATCAG GTTAGAAACACCGAACCCATTGATATTTGGAAATCAAGATATTCCAACTTGTACTACGGATGCAGTGGGAGGAGCCCAAAATTAAGAT CTGTGCCGGAGAACAGTTCTACTGGCTACTTGCTGATTGCTACTAGCGGGGGACTGAACCAACAACGCATAGGG ATAACAGATGCTGTTGTTGTTGCCTGGATTTTGAATGCCACACTTGTTGTGCCCGAGTTAGACCACCACTCATTCTGGAAGGATGACAG TGAATTCTCCGATATTTTTGACACGGACTGGTTCATATCGTACCTATCAAAGGATGTAACTGTTGTTAAAAGGATCCCTTATGAAGTTATGATATCAATGGATAAACTTCCATGGACCATGCGGACACCTAGAAAATCCATGCCTGAGTTTTACATTGATGAAGTTTTGCCTATTCTGATGCGAAGGAGA GCTTTGCAGCTAACTAAGTTTGATTATCGGCTCGCCAATGATCTTGATGAAGAATTGCAGAAGTTACGGTGTCGAGTAAACTTTCATGCATTAAGATTCAAAAAGCCCATACAAACTTTGGGTAAAAAATTGGTGCGAAGATTGAGAGTCATGAGCTCACGATATGTCGCCATTCACTTGAG GTTTGAACCTGACATGCTTGCATTTTCTGGCTGTTACTATGGTGGTGgtgaaaaagaaagaaaggaactgGCTGAAATTAGGAAACGGTGGGATACATTACCT CAGGACTTAAGTGCTGAGGATGAGCGCACCAGGGGAAAATGTCCATTAACTCCTCACGAAATTGGTTTAATGCTGCGAGCTGTTGGTTTTGGCAATGAAACTTACCTGTATGTTGCTTCTGGAGAAATATATGGCGGAGAAGAAACTCTTCGGCCTCTGCGCGAACTCTTTCCAAACTTCTACACCAAGGAGATGCTTGCTGGCGATGATCTGAAACCATTCCTTCCTTTTTCTTCACGATTGGCTGCTATCGACTTCATTGTATGTGATGAGAGTGATGTTTTTGTTACCAATAATAATGGAAACATGGCCAAGGTGTTAGCTGGACGCAG GCGATACATGGGCCATAAGAGAACTATTCGCCCAAACACGAGAAAGCTCAATGTATTATTTCAGACATGGAATCAAACGGGTTGGGATACATTTTCACGGAAGGTAAAGAAAATCCAGCGGGGCCTTATGGGGGAACCAGATGATCCCAGACATGGACGAGATGATTTCCATGAGATGCCATCATCTTGTATCTGCCAAAGAGTGCCAGTGAACAGATCGGCAACGATGCAAACTCGAAACTTGTTATCTCAAGTGAGGTAG
- the LOC123054241 gene encoding O-fucosyltransferase 29 isoform X1: MGRKPDPAKPHYGGGSASPKTARRAQPSPVFLGTALFVLGFVSLFTGHIVTDADWSRIRSRWRSNQVRNTEPIDIWKSRYSNLYYGCSGRSPKLRSAVPENSSTGYLLIATSGGLNQQRIGITDAVVVAWILNATLVVPELDHHSFWKDDSEFSDIFDTDWFISYLSKDVTVVKRIPYEVMISMDKLPWTMRTPRKSMPEFYIDEVLPILMRRRALQLTKFDYRLANDLDEELQKLRCRVNFHALRFKKPIQTLGKKLVRRLRVMSSRYVAIHLRFEPDMLAFSGCYYGGGEKERKELAEIRKRWDTLPQDLSAEDERTRGKCPLTPHEIGLMLRAVGFGNETYLYVASGEIYGGEETLRPLRELFPNFYTKEMLAGDDLKPFLPFSSRLAAIDFIVCDESDVFVTNNNGNMAKVLAGRRRYMGHKRTIRPNTRKLNVLFQTWNQTGWDTFSRKVKKIQRGLMGEPDDPRHGRDDFHEMPSSCICQRVPVNRSATMQTRNLLSQVR; this comes from the exons ATGGGGAGGAAGCCTGATCCGGCGAAGCCACACTACGGCGGCGGCTCCGCCTcgccgaagacggcgaggagggCTCAGCCTTCCCCGGTGTTCCTGGGCACGGCTCTGTTCGTCCTAGGCTTCGTATCGCTCTTCACCGGGCACATCGTCACCGACGCCGACTGGTCGCGGATCCGGAGCCGGTGGCGGTCCAATCAG GTTAGAAACACCGAACCCATTGATATTTGGAAATCAAGATATTCCAACTTGTACTACGGATGCAGTGGGAGGAGCCCAAAATTAAGAT CAGCTGTGCCGGAGAACAGTTCTACTGGCTACTTGCTGATTGCTACTAGCGGGGGACTGAACCAACAACGCATAGGG ATAACAGATGCTGTTGTTGTTGCCTGGATTTTGAATGCCACACTTGTTGTGCCCGAGTTAGACCACCACTCATTCTGGAAGGATGACAG TGAATTCTCCGATATTTTTGACACGGACTGGTTCATATCGTACCTATCAAAGGATGTAACTGTTGTTAAAAGGATCCCTTATGAAGTTATGATATCAATGGATAAACTTCCATGGACCATGCGGACACCTAGAAAATCCATGCCTGAGTTTTACATTGATGAAGTTTTGCCTATTCTGATGCGAAGGAGA GCTTTGCAGCTAACTAAGTTTGATTATCGGCTCGCCAATGATCTTGATGAAGAATTGCAGAAGTTACGGTGTCGAGTAAACTTTCATGCATTAAGATTCAAAAAGCCCATACAAACTTTGGGTAAAAAATTGGTGCGAAGATTGAGAGTCATGAGCTCACGATATGTCGCCATTCACTTGAG GTTTGAACCTGACATGCTTGCATTTTCTGGCTGTTACTATGGTGGTGgtgaaaaagaaagaaaggaactgGCTGAAATTAGGAAACGGTGGGATACATTACCT CAGGACTTAAGTGCTGAGGATGAGCGCACCAGGGGAAAATGTCCATTAACTCCTCACGAAATTGGTTTAATGCTGCGAGCTGTTGGTTTTGGCAATGAAACTTACCTGTATGTTGCTTCTGGAGAAATATATGGCGGAGAAGAAACTCTTCGGCCTCTGCGCGAACTCTTTCCAAACTTCTACACCAAGGAGATGCTTGCTGGCGATGATCTGAAACCATTCCTTCCTTTTTCTTCACGATTGGCTGCTATCGACTTCATTGTATGTGATGAGAGTGATGTTTTTGTTACCAATAATAATGGAAACATGGCCAAGGTGTTAGCTGGACGCAG GCGATACATGGGCCATAAGAGAACTATTCGCCCAAACACGAGAAAGCTCAATGTATTATTTCAGACATGGAATCAAACGGGTTGGGATACATTTTCACGGAAGGTAAAGAAAATCCAGCGGGGCCTTATGGGGGAACCAGATGATCCCAGACATGGACGAGATGATTTCCATGAGATGCCATCATCTTGTATCTGCCAAAGAGTGCCAGTGAACAGATCGGCAACGATGCAAACTCGAAACTTGTTATCTCAAGTGAGGTAG